From the genome of Vicinamibacterales bacterium:
GACGATCTCCTTGAGCTGATCGCTGCAGGGCAGCGCGCGGATGTCGCTCGTCCGGATGCGCCGGCCGGCGTCGCCGTTGATCAGCATGCCCAGCAGCTGCCCCACCTGATACACGTCGTCGCGCGCCTGCCACTTCGGCGCCGCGCGCTCGAGCAGATCGCTCGGCGCCGTCATCCGGTTCATCGTGTGTGCGGTGATGCCGCGCGCGTCGTGCTGCTGGCGGACGATGCCGAAGTCGCCGAGCTTGAGCCGCGGTCCGGCGCAGACGAAGACGTTCACCGGCGTGAGATCGCGATGCAGCGTCTGGCCGCGGTGCAGACGCCGCAGCACGTCGAGAATGCCGGCGATCTCGCGCCGCACCGCGCGCTCCGACCAGCCGCCGCCGCCGCGCCGCAGGAACGCACTCAGATCGCCGTGCTCGGCGTACTCGAGCACGAGGAAGTAGCGCATGGTGCCGTCGGCGTGCAGCTGCGGAAAGGCGTCGTACACGCGGATCGCGCGCTCGTGGCCGTCGAGGACCTGCCCGAAATACGCTTCGCGCAGCCAGCCGTCCTTGCGCGTGCTCACCTTGACGCAGATCGTCGGCGGCACGTCTCCCGACCGGCCGATGCGGGTCGCGAGATAGGCCTGCCCGAAGCCGCCGGCGCCGATGGGGCGCTCGATTCGGTACTGGAGGCCCGTCTCCGGACTCTGCACGATCTGGCTGCGGGCGAGCAGATCGCCCGGGGCGGCGTGGCGGACGCCGCTCGCCGTGCGCGTCGTCATCGTCCAGGGGTGGGCGGACATGGAAAAGACGATTGTACCCATCGGACGGGATCGGCGGCTACGCCGGCCGCGGTGATCCTGACCGGCATCATCGATGCATCGCCGCGGCGGGGAGGTACCCTCATGCTGAGCTACGGCGTCCGCGGCAGCAGCGAAGAAGGTCAGCGCATCGAGTACGCCGGTGACGTCCACCGGGTGCAGACGGCCATCGTCAATGCCTATCTGGTCGGCACGCCGGACCAGTGGTTCCTCGTGGACACCGGTCTTCCCGGCTTCGCGCCGCTCATCAGAAGCGCCGCCGCCGCCCGGTTCGGCGCCGCGTCGCGGCCGGTCGCCATCGTGCTGACCCACGGCCACTTCGATCACGCCGGCAACGCCGACGCGCTGGCGCTCGGCTGGGACGTGCCGGTGATCGCTCATCCATTGGAGTTTCCGTATCTGACCGGCCAGTCCGACTATCCCCCGATCGACTCCTCCATGGGCGGCGCGATCGCGACGCTCGCCCGCACGTTTCCGCGCCGCGGCCGCTCTCTGAAGGCGCGCCTGTTTGCGCTGTCGGGCGACAGCATTCCCGGCGTCACCGGCTGGCGCTGGCTGCACACGCCCGGACACACGCCCGGCCACATCTCGCTGTTCCGCGATGCCGATCGGACGCTGATCGCCGGCGACGCGCTCGTCACGATGAACATGGACTCGTGGACCGAGCAGATCAAACGGACGCCCGAGATCTGCAACCCGCCGGCGCCGCTGACGACCGACTGGATGGCGGCGCGCCGCAGCGTGGAAGACATCACGCTGCTGCGGCCGCAGGCGATCGGCGCCGGCCATGGCGCGCCAATCGCGGGCGGCGGGGTCGCCGATGCGGTCGAAGTGTTCGCGCGCACGTTGATGCCCCCGCCGGGCCGTTACGAGATCGCGCCGGCGCAGGCGGGCCTGAGCGGCGTCGAGTGGGTTCCGCCTCCGGTGCCCGACCCGTTCCCGCGCCGCGCCGCGGGGGCGGCGATGGTGGCGATCGGCCTGGTCGGCCTCGCCGCGGCCGTTCGGCGGCGCTGATCGGGTTACTGCGTCAGCAGGCGCGCGAACGCGTGCCACGCGCGCGAGTTCGCGATGGCCTGGCCGGCCGCGAGGCGCATTCGCGCCACGCATTATCAGCGAAAAGCACTCCGGGATGAGGATAATGTCCGCATGCGCAGACTGCTCGTGGCGGTGCTCGCGGCTGCGGCGCTCGGCGCCGCGCCTGCCGATCCGA
Proteins encoded in this window:
- a CDS encoding protein kinase, which translates into the protein MSAHPWTMTTRTASGVRHAAPGDLLARSQIVQSPETGLQYRIERPIGAGGFGQAYLATRIGRSGDVPPTICVKVSTRKDGWLREAYFGQVLDGHERAIRVYDAFPQLHADGTMRYFLVLEYAEHGDLSAFLRRGGGGWSERAVRREIAGILDVLRRLHRGQTLHRDLTPVNVFVCAGPRLKLGDFGIVRQQHDARGITAHTMNRMTAPSDLLERAAPKWQARDDVYQVGQLLGMLINGDAGRRIRTSDIRALPCSDQLKEIVHRCLGERRKRYESADEMIAALRTPPAPLKTGIVRSLKGVHITFTGIFAKTRKQVAQAAKRAGAIVHSGPSSRTTVIVRGRPNALQAAGRDGGLKLMEIKRLREKGLRITVLTEPQFWRLTARPAAGGRSQRP
- a CDS encoding MBL fold metallo-hydrolase, with the translated sequence MLSYGVRGSSEEGQRIEYAGDVHRVQTAIVNAYLVGTPDQWFLVDTGLPGFAPLIRSAAAARFGAASRPVAIVLTHGHFDHAGNADALALGWDVPVIAHPLEFPYLTGQSDYPPIDSSMGGAIATLARTFPRRGRSLKARLFALSGDSIPGVTGWRWLHTPGHTPGHISLFRDADRTLIAGDALVTMNMDSWTEQIKRTPEICNPPAPLTTDWMAARRSVEDITLLRPQAIGAGHGAPIAGGGVADAVEVFARTLMPPPGRYEIAPAQAGLSGVEWVPPPVPDPFPRRAAGAAMVAIGLVGLAAAVRRR